Proteins found in one Bicyclus anynana chromosome 24, ilBicAnyn1.1, whole genome shotgun sequence genomic segment:
- the LOC112045415 gene encoding facilitated trehalose transporter Tret1 gives MALSGYFSICAFLILRVISVNIGQFIDGYSVGWSAPIIPKLQDSHQTPLPNVVTDLEASWIGSLLYVGAIIGPYIPSYLSNIIGRKPCLFLGGLLNLTAIILVVVTRNVTTVYALRIISGIGMGMVTVSNLVYVGEIASTRIRGILLTSTSIVGITGTLAAYISGSVLSYAGTGYVVLMINIIHVIGIYFIPESPVYYAIKGKQTEAKNTLRLLGRLDDLENVFDSVKGTKPTEANSWKAWIKIFTVKANRKSLFITLTLCTLQQTSGVAAVLFFATTIFQIAGSSIRPDLATIIIGTTRLLSSCVAPFVVERAGRKMLLLVSTALCAVSLSTLGTYFYLSRIESKVLSEVGWLPLAALIMYFFFYEIGFGTMPSALVGEMFRGNARSTGSAVAMTTAWLIGFGVATGFGSMVKLLGGDVTFWTFSASCVAAFCFTYRYVPETKGKNLNEIQEVLGR, from the exons ATGGCTCTATCTGGCTATTTTTCAATCTGTGCCTTTTTGATATTAAGAGTGATTTCAGTGAATATTGGCCAATTTATCGACGGATACAGCGTTGGATGGTCAGCGCCCATCATACCAAAGCTGCAAGATTCACACCAAACGCCTTTGCCGAATGTAGTGACAGATTTAGAAGCTTCCTGGATTGGTTCACTACTCTATGTAGGTGCTATAATCG gtccATACATACCGAGTTACCTCTCCAATATCATAGGCAGGAAGCCATGTTTGTTCCTCGGAGGATTGCTCAATTTGACAGCAATCATCCTCGTCGTGGTGACGCGGAACGTGACCACTGTTTACGCGCTCCGCATAATAAGTGGCATCGGAATGGGAATGGTGACAGTCAGCAATCTTGTCTACGTTGGAGAAATTGC ATCAACACGCATTCGCGGCATACTTTTGACATCTACGTCGATTGTGGGCATAACTGGCACTCTAGCGGCTTATATATCTGGTTCCGTACTGTCGTATGCTGGCACTGGTTACGTAGTACTAATGATCAACATTATTCACGttattggtatatattttataccagaGTCACCAGTTTATTACGCTATTAAGG GGAAACAAACAGAAGCCAAAAACACGTTGCGATTATTAGGAAGACTGGACGATTTGGAGAACGTTTTCGACTCTGTCAAAGGCACCAAACCTACCGAGGCTAACAGTTGGAAGGCATGGATCAAGATATTTACAGTGAAGGCGAATAGAAAGTCTTTGTTTATAACATTGACTTTGTGCACTTTGCAACAAACCAGTGGAGTGGCAGCTGTGTTGTTTTTTGCAACTaccatttttcaaatcgctgGTTCTTCTATCAG ACCCGACTTGGCAACTATTATAATTGGTACTACAAGACTATTGTCGAGTTGCGTGGCCCCGTTTGTCGTTGAGAGAGCGGGTAGGAAGATGCTTCTGCTCGTGTCAACCGCTCTATGTGCTGTCAGTTTG TCAACGCTTGgtacatatttttatctatCGAGAATCGAGAGCAAAGTGCTATCTGAAGTTGGATGGCTGCCTCTAGCAGCACTTATTATGTACTTCTTCTTTTACGAGATTG GCTTCGGCACAATGCCCAGTGCGCTAGTTGGGGAGATGTTCAGAGGAAACGCGAGGAGTACCGGCTCAGCCGTTGCCATGACGACCGCTTGGCTCATCGGTTTTGGCGTAGCCACCGGGTTCGGGAGCATGGTCAAACTTCTGGGTGGTGACGTCACTTTTTGGACCTTCTCCGCGTCATGCGTGGCGGCCTTCTGCTTCACGTACCGATACGTACCGGAAACTAAGGGCAAGAACTTGAATGAAATACAGGAAGTATTGGGCAGATAA
- the LOC128199435 gene encoding facilitated trehalose transporter Tret1-like has protein sequence MGSAVLTAAQNIAMLCCGRLLLGFSGGIINVMVVVYIGEIASTHIRGVLLTAIGNDDKATEVLQDLGRADDVDKILESKQEYTERSNKQDWKELFDMKTNRKALFIAATINVLQNCSGLLSVVYFSASIFEMAESSIPSNISMIIIVGFQLLGSIITPFFVERTGRKRILSLSCVACCISMFVLGLYFYLNELESPVIDNLKWLPLVVLVVYFISYNFGYGIIPHIIIGELFTPNVRSNGSTLSFSIAWVFGFIVNTVFGMVLDTVGGHSAFWFFAIVCACACVFTIFYVPETKGKSLLEIQELLSR, from the exons ATGGGTTCAGCTGTGCTGACTGCTGCACAGAACATAGCAATGCTGTGCTGTGGGAGATTGCTACTGGGCTTCTCTGGGGGCATTATTAACGTTATGGTTGTCGTTTACATCGGTGAAATTgc TTCTACCCACATAAGAGGTGTTCTTCTGACAGCGATTG GTAATGATGACAAAGCAACAGAAGTATTGCAAGACTTGGGCAGAGCAGATGACGTCGATAAAATATTAGAATCTAAACAAGAATATACAGAGAGAAGTAATAAACAAGACTGGAAAGAACTCTTTGACATGAAAACTAACAGAAAAGCATTGTTTATTGCTGCTACTATTAATGTATTACAAAACTGCAGTGGACTGTTGTCTGTGGTTTATTTTTCGGCTTCGATATTTGAAATGGCAGAATCTTCTATACCATCGAATATATCTATGATTATTATTGTGGGATTTCAGTTATTGGGGAGTATTATTACCCCATTTTTTGTTGAGAGGACTGGGAGGAAAAGGATATTGTCTCTATCTTGCGTTGCTTGTTGTATTAGTATG TTTGTTCTGGGCTTGTACTTTTATTTGAACGAGTTAGAAAGTCCAGTAATCGACAATCTCAAATGGTTGCCGCTTGTTGTCCTAGTTGTATATTTCATCAGTTATAACTTCG GTTACGGCATAATCCCACACATAATAATCGGTGAATTGTTCACGCCGAATGTTAGAAGCAACGGTTCTACCCTCTCGTTTAGTATCGCATGGGTTTTCGGGTTCATCGTGAACACTGTCTTCGGGATGGTGTTGGATACCGTTGGGGGACACTCTGCCTTCTGGTTCTTCGCCATTGTATGCGCTTGCGCATGTGTGTTTACTATATTCTATGTCCCCGAAACTAAGGGGAAGAGTTTGTTAGAGATTCAAGAACTTTTAAGTAGATag